A region of the Desulfarculaceae bacterium genome:
GAGGCGGTGGTCAAGGACGACGAGACCAAGGGCGACGTGGCCGTGCGCCGGTTCAAGGAGCTCAGGAACGAAGACAAGGTCGTGGGCATCGTGGGCAGCACCTTCGCGGGCATCGCCAAGGCGCTCAACAACCAGGTGAGGCGCATGCCCATCCCCTACATCGCCGGCTGCGTGGCCCCCATGGACATGTTCGAGAAGGGCAAGCTGGCCCCCACCACCTTCGGCATCCACGGCACCGCCTACAGCATCGGCTACTCCGGCGCGGCCTACATCGCCACCAAGCTGAAGCTGAAGAAGGTCTACTTCCTGGCCCCGGCCTACTCCTTCGGCCGCGACCAGTACAAGGGCGCCAAGGCCGCCTTTGACAAGTACGGCGTCACCGTGATCTACGACGAGGCCCCGGTCAAGACCGCCGACTACACCCCCTACATCCAGAAGATCGCCCAGGCCAAGCCGGACATCTGCATGATGGCCCAGTGGGGCACCGGCGCCATTCAGGTGATCAAGCAGGCTCATGAGCTGGGCCTGAAAAAGCACACCAAGATTTGGTTCAACTGGATGACCAACGTCTTCGGCAGCGGCGTGCCCGCCGAGGCCCTGGAAGGCGTCTACAGCATGATGAGCTGGTACTGGAACCTGGAAGGCTTCGCCGACAAGGCCGTCATCGCCGAGGGCAAGTCCTTCGTGGACAAGTACACCAAGGTCTACGGCGACCCGCCCGACCCCTATGCCGGCATGGCCTACGTGGGCTGCAAGGAGCTGATCCGCGGCATCGAGCAGGCCCAGAGCACCGACCCCATGAAGATCGCCAAGGCCATCATGGCCAAGCCTACCTTCCCCAGCATGAAGGGCCCGGGCACCTGGCGCATCGACCACCAGCCCGTGTTCAAGTACGGCGCTTTCGTGGTGCAGGGCAAGGCCCCGGCCGAGCGCAAGGGCAAGTGGGACCTGGTCAAGGTTATCGGCGCCTACACCGGCGACGACTACCTGCCCCCGCTCAAGACCGAAGGCTACTAGGAAACAGCGGATTGATTAACCGGGGGGGCGGGCCTTCCGCCCCCCCTTCAACCCCCAACCGGACGTGAGAGACATGGGCGAGTCCATACTGGCAACCTCCGGAGTCACCAAGCGCTTCGACGGCCTGGTGGCGGTGGACGACATCACCTATCAGGTGAGCGAAGGCGAGACCGCGGGCATCATCGGGCCCAACGGCGCGGGCAAGAGCACCTTCTTCAACCTGTTGACCGGCTATTTCCGGCCCTGCGAGGGCCAGGTCTTCTTCCGGGGCCGAGACATCACCAAGGAGCCGTCCTACCAAAGGGTGATGATGGGCATCGCCCGCACCTTCCAGTTGGTCAGCGTGTTCGACACCATGAGCGTGATGGAGAACATGATGCTGGCCCGGGTTCGCCAGGGGCGCGACTACGCCTCTAAGGGCCGCTTCTTCTTCAAGAACGCCCATTACAAGGACCTGGAGAAGGAATGCGGCGAGGCGCTGGACACCCTGGGCATCGCCGACAAGGCCGACACCCTCACCGGGGACATGGGCTACGGCGAAAAGCGCGAGCTGGAGATTGCCATCGCTCTGTCGCTGAACCCCAAGATCCTGCTCTTGGACGAGCCCTTCGCCGGGCTGAGCCTGGTAGACATCGCCCACATTTCCGAGGTGATCAAGAAAATCAAAGGCCAATTCACCATTGTGATCATTGAACACAAGATATCCAAGTTGATGGACCTGGTGGAAAGCCTGTGCGTTATCAACGAGGGGGCTTTGGTGTGTAACGGCAACCCCCAGGAAGTCATCTGCGACGCCAAGGTCAAGGAATGCTACTGGGGCAAGGAAGACATGGTATGTTACTGAGCGTCGAAAACCTCGACGTGCGCTACGGTCACGCCCAGGTCCTGCACAACGTCTCCATGCACCTCAATGAAGGTGAGTTGGTGTGCGTGGTGGGCCGCAACGGCGCGGGCAAGACCACCCTTCTCCGGACCATCGGCGGCTTCATGAAGCCCGCCGCCGGAGAGGTGAAGTTCCAGGGGCTCTCCATCGCCGGCAAGTCCCTGGAAGACGTGGCGCTCTCGGGGCTCAAATATGTCTACCAGGACAAGCGGGTCTTCGGCGAGCTGACGGTTCGCGAGAACATCGAGCTGGCCGCCCATCCCAGCCGCGTGAGCCTGGACCAAGCCATCGCCAAGGTGGTGGACATCCACCCCAAGATGAAAAAGCTCCTGGACGCCAAGGCCAAGGGCCTCTCCGGCGGCGAGCGCCAGATATTGCTCATCGGCCGCGCCCTGATCGGCGATCCCAAGCTGTTGTTGATCGACGAGCCCACCGAGGGCCTGGCCGCCATCATCATCGGCGAGATCATCAACATCCTGGCCGCCATGAAGTCCAAGATCACCATGGTGGTGGTGGAGCAGAACCTGGCCACCGTCTCGCGCCTGGCCGACCGGGTCTACGTGATGAAGGAAGGCGTCTTCTCCCGCGAGATCACCGACCCCGAGACCATCGCCAACCCGTCCTCCTATGAAGACGAGCTATAAGGGGAGGGGGAAGCATGTTAGCAAAAATCGAAAAGAACCCGCTGTTGACCCTGGCCCTGGTGACGGTGCTGTTCCTCATCTACGGCTACGCCACCAGCCTGCCCAAGATCACCGACTTCATCATCTTCTGCATCTTCGTTATCGGTTTCGACCTGCTCTACGGGCACATGGGCCAGCTCTCCTTCGGCCACATGCTCTACCTGGGGGCCGGGGCCTATGGCTGCAGCATGTTCGCCAACTGGATCTACCCCGATCCCTTCATCTCCATCCTGGTGGGCATCGCCCTGGGCGCGGCCCTGGCCGCCCTTTTGGGCACGGTGGTGGTAAAGACCTCGGCGGCGGCCTTCGCGCTATTGAACCTCGCGCTCAACGAGGTGGGAGCCTATCTGGTCTTGAGCCCCCTGCACGAATGGACCGGCGGCGAGGACGGCCTGAGCCTGTTTTTCAACAGCTACGGGTGGATCGACTTCAACGACGCCACCTTCCGCTTCTATTTCTGCCTGGGCTCGCTGTTGTTGGTCACCTTCATCGTGCTGCGCCTGGTGCGCTCGCCCTACGGCATCCTGCTCAAGTCCATCAAGGAAAACGAAACCCGGGTCAAGTTCCTGGGCTACAACACCTTCATGTACAAGTACGTGACCTTCATCATCTCCGGGGCCATCGTGGGCTTCGCCGGCGCGCTGACCAGCGTGAACCTGGCCTACTGCAACACCAGCCTCATCGCCCCCTCGCGCAACGTGGAGGTTATCTTCGCGGCGCTCATGGGCGGCGCGGGCAAGGTGATGGGCGCCATCGTGGGCGGCACGGCCTTCATGACCATCAGCAACTACCTGGCCTCCTACATCGTGCGCTGGGAGATGTTCCTGGGCGTGGCCCTGCTGGCCTTCGCCTTCTGGTTCCGCAAGGGGATCTGGGGCTATGCGCGCAAACTGTAGCTCATCCGATCACGGGCAAAGACAAGGCAGCCAGCCATGATTAACTTTATTCAGTCCATACTCTACGGCCTGACCATAGGCGGCATCCTGTACATCATCTCCATCGGCCTGTCGCTGACCTTCGGGGCCATGGGCATCGTCAACTTCGCCCACGGGCTGATCTACGCGGTGGGGGCCTATGCCCTCTACACCGTGGCCACCCTCTTGGGAGCCAACTTCCTGGTGGGGGCCATCGCGGCCGTGGTGGTGAGCATACCCCTGGCCTATCTGATAGAGCGCTTCATCATCAGGCGGCTCTACGGCCAGAGCATCGACTACGCCATCATCGCCACCTACGCGGTGCTCTTGATCGGCGCGGACGCGCTCAAGTGGTTCTTCGGGGCCAGCCCCCTGCCCATCAGCGACCCCATCGGCGAGCTGTGGTACTTCGGCGGCCTGCAGATGCCCGCCTACCGGGTGATCATCATCGCTCTGAGCATCGCGGTGTTCGTGGGCCTCAGCCTGTTCTTCAAGAAAACCCTGGTGGGCAAGATCGTGGTGGCCGGGTTGCAGGACCGCGAGGCGGTGCGCAGCCTGGGCATCAGGGTGGAGCGCTACTTCGCCATCGTGTTCATCATCGGCAGCGCCCTGGCCGCCCTGGGCGGGGTGCTCTACGCCCCCTTGTCCACCCTGGACCCCTACATGGGCTTCGAGATCATCATCCTGTGCTTCGCGGTGGTGATCGTGGGCGGCATGGGCAACCTCAAAGGCACCGCCGTCGCCGCCTTCGGCCTGGGACTGGTGCACTCGCTCACCGCGGTGTACCTGGTCTCCTCGGCGGCCGACGCCGCGGTCTATGTGGTCATGGCGGTGGTGCTCATCTTCCGGCCCATCGAGGCCAGCGCCTAAGGTCAAGGGAGGAATCCTGATGCAAACCCCCATGGACGCCTACCTCAAGATGGGCATCGTCCATTTCATGGCCTATCCCCAGCTGGGGGGCGGCGAGGGCCCCTGGGCCGAAACCGCCGCCCGCATCGGCCGGGACACCTTTTTCACGGCCATCGAGATAACCCACATCGCCGACCCGGCCGAGCGCGAGCGCGTCCGCGATGTGTGCCGCTTGGCCAAGCTGGCCGTGGGCTTCGGGGCCCACCCGCCCATCCTGGGCGGCGGGCTCAATATCAACTCCCTGGACGACGACGAGCGCCTGGCCGCCGTGGCCCGCCTGGAGGAGCTGATCGACGAGGCCATCTACATGGAGGCCGAAAGCTTCGTGGTGCTCTCGGGCAAGGACCCGGGCGCGGACAAGCGCGAGCAGGCGGTGGAGGCCTTGGCGGCTTCCCTGGGCCGGCTCTGCGCCTACTCGGCCGAGCGGGGCGGCCCGCCGGTTATCGCCGAGGTCTTCGACTGCGACGTGGACAAGTGCTGCCTCCTGGGCCCCGCGCCCCTGGCCGCCCGGGTGGGCCGGATGGTCCGGGCCGATCACGAGAACTTCGGCCTGATGGTGGACCTGAGCCACATCCCGCTGTTGGGCGAGAGCCCCAAAGAGGCCCTGGAGCCGGTGGTGCCCTATCTCATGGCCGCGCACATCGGCAACGCGGTGACCGTGGAGGGCATGCCCGGCTACGGCGACTACCACCCCATCTTCGGCACCCCCGGTTCGGTGAACGACGTTCCCGAGGTGCTGGAGTTCTTGCGGGTGCTCAAGGAGATCGGTTTCCTGGACGGGGTCAAGCGGCCCATGGTCAGCTTCGAGATCAAGCCCATGGAGGGCCAGGACCCGGAGCTGGTGATCGCCAATGCCCAACGGGTCATGAACCTGGCCTGGGCCCAACTGTAAAAAAAGCCCGAGGAGGCTTGCTATGAAACCCAAGATTTTCGTTTGCCGCCGTCTACCCGAAGGGGCCATGGAGGCCCTGGAGTCCGCTTTCGACGTGGAGTGCAATCCCAACGACCGGGTGCTGACCCGCGAGGAGCTTCTGGCCGGGGTGGCCGGCAAGGACGGCGTGGTGTCGCTGCTCACCGACCGCATCGACGACGAGGTGTTGGACGCGGCCGGGCCGCAGCTCAAGATCATGGCCAACTACGCGGTGGGCTTCAACAACGTCGACGTGCCCGCCTGCACCGCCCACAAGGTGGCCGTGACCAACACCCCCGGGGTGCTCACCGACACCACCGCCGACCTGACCATGGCCCTTTTGCTCTGCACCGCCCGCCGCCTGTGCGAGAGCGACGTGTACGCCCGGGCCGGCAAGTACGATGGCTGGGCGCCTCTGTTGTTCCTGGGCACCGACGTGCACCACAAGACCCTGGGCCTCATGGGCTTCGGCCGGGTGGGCTACGCCGTGGCCCAGCGCGCCGCCGGGTTTGACATGAATATCCTCTACCACGACGCCCATGCCTGCCCCCCCGAGCTGGAGGCCAAGGTGGGCGCCAAGTGCGTGGACAAGGACACCCTGCTCAGGGAGTCGGACTTCATCTCCATGCACGTGCCCCTGACCCCCGAGACCCACCACCTGATGAGCACGGACGAGTTCGCCAAGATGAAGCCCACCGCCTATGTGATCAACACGGCGCGCGGCGAGGTGATCGACGAGGCGGCCCTGGCCGCGGCCGTCAAAAGCGGCGAGATCGCCGGGGCGGGCATCGACGTGTTCGAAAACGAGCCGGCCATCCATCCCGACCTGGTGGCCAATCCCTCGGTGGTCCTGCTGCCCCATATCGGCAGCGCCTCCATCGAAACCCGCACCGCCATGGGCATGTTGGACTACGACAACTTGAAAGCTTGCCTAATCGAGGGTAAGGTCCCGCCCAACTGCCTCAATCCGGAGGTGTTCGACTAGCCCCCCAACGCTGGGCGTGGCGCACCGCCGATTTTTTAATTTTTAGGCGGGACGCCACGCCCGGCGATCTTTTCAGGAGCTTTACCGTGAGTTCTCAATCCACCAGCCTCAAGGGAATGCCCGTGTTGATCCGGGGAGCCGGCGAGATGGCCACCGGTGTGGCCTATCGCCTGCACCGCGCCGGTCTGCGCGTGGCCCTGACCGAGGTGCCCCAGCCCCTGGCGGTGCGCCGCGCGGTCAGCTTCTGCGAGGCGGTGTACGACGGAGCCAAGACCGTGGAGGGCCTCACCGCCCGCCTGGTCCGGGGCCCCGAAGAGTTCCAGCCCACTTGGGACGCCGGCGAGCTGCCGGTCCTGGTGGACCCCGATACCGCCTGCCGCCACCACCTGAAGCCCCTGGTGGTGGTGGACGCGCTCTTGGCCAAACGCAACACCGGCCTCCGCGCGGACATGGCCCCCCTGACCATCGGTCTGGGCCCCGGCTTCACCGCGCCCACCGACGCCGACCTGGTCATCGAGACCAACCGGGGCCACAACCTGGGCCGGCTGATCTATGAGGGCCCGGCCGCGGCCAACACCGGACAGCCCGGCAACATCGCGGGCTTCACCCATCAGCGGGTGCTGCGCTCCCCGGCGGCGGGGCCTTTCGAGACCCTGCACCAGCTGGGCGACGCGGTG
Encoded here:
- a CDS encoding ABC transporter substrate-binding protein, which gives rise to MSRKLTILATCLVAFSLLLAVPGVGIAADKLKIGLMFGLTGPASPIGPVQMKGAKMAIDEVNAAGGITLNGKKVLFEAVVKDDETKGDVAVRRFKELRNEDKVVGIVGSTFAGIAKALNNQVRRMPIPYIAGCVAPMDMFEKGKLAPTTFGIHGTAYSIGYSGAAYIATKLKLKKVYFLAPAYSFGRDQYKGAKAAFDKYGVTVIYDEAPVKTADYTPYIQKIAQAKPDICMMAQWGTGAIQVIKQAHELGLKKHTKIWFNWMTNVFGSGVPAEALEGVYSMMSWYWNLEGFADKAVIAEGKSFVDKYTKVYGDPPDPYAGMAYVGCKELIRGIEQAQSTDPMKIAKAIMAKPTFPSMKGPGTWRIDHQPVFKYGAFVVQGKAPAERKGKWDLVKVIGAYTGDDYLPPLKTEGY
- a CDS encoding ABC transporter ATP-binding protein, translated to MGESILATSGVTKRFDGLVAVDDITYQVSEGETAGIIGPNGAGKSTFFNLLTGYFRPCEGQVFFRGRDITKEPSYQRVMMGIARTFQLVSVFDTMSVMENMMLARVRQGRDYASKGRFFFKNAHYKDLEKECGEALDTLGIADKADTLTGDMGYGEKRELEIAIALSLNPKILLLDEPFAGLSLVDIAHISEVIKKIKGQFTIVIIEHKISKLMDLVESLCVINEGALVCNGNPQEVICDAKVKECYWGKEDMVCY
- a CDS encoding ATP-binding cassette domain-containing protein, coding for MLLSVENLDVRYGHAQVLHNVSMHLNEGELVCVVGRNGAGKTTLLRTIGGFMKPAAGEVKFQGLSIAGKSLEDVALSGLKYVYQDKRVFGELTVRENIELAAHPSRVSLDQAIAKVVDIHPKMKKLLDAKAKGLSGGERQILLIGRALIGDPKLLLIDEPTEGLAAIIIGEIINILAAMKSKITMVVVEQNLATVSRLADRVYVMKEGVFSREITDPETIANPSSYEDEL
- a CDS encoding branched-chain amino acid ABC transporter permease, which translates into the protein MLAKIEKNPLLTLALVTVLFLIYGYATSLPKITDFIIFCIFVIGFDLLYGHMGQLSFGHMLYLGAGAYGCSMFANWIYPDPFISILVGIALGAALAALLGTVVVKTSAAAFALLNLALNEVGAYLVLSPLHEWTGGEDGLSLFFNSYGWIDFNDATFRFYFCLGSLLLVTFIVLRLVRSPYGILLKSIKENETRVKFLGYNTFMYKYVTFIISGAIVGFAGALTSVNLAYCNTSLIAPSRNVEVIFAALMGGAGKVMGAIVGGTAFMTISNYLASYIVRWEMFLGVALLAFAFWFRKGIWGYARKL
- a CDS encoding branched-chain amino acid ABC transporter permease; its protein translation is MINFIQSILYGLTIGGILYIISIGLSLTFGAMGIVNFAHGLIYAVGAYALYTVATLLGANFLVGAIAAVVVSIPLAYLIERFIIRRLYGQSIDYAIIATYAVLLIGADALKWFFGASPLPISDPIGELWYFGGLQMPAYRVIIIALSIAVFVGLSLFFKKTLVGKIVVAGLQDREAVRSLGIRVERYFAIVFIIGSALAALGGVLYAPLSTLDPYMGFEIIILCFAVVIVGGMGNLKGTAVAAFGLGLVHSLTAVYLVSSAADAAVYVVMAVVLIFRPIEASA
- a CDS encoding sugar phosphate isomerase/epimerase → MQTPMDAYLKMGIVHFMAYPQLGGGEGPWAETAARIGRDTFFTAIEITHIADPAERERVRDVCRLAKLAVGFGAHPPILGGGLNINSLDDDERLAAVARLEELIDEAIYMEAESFVVLSGKDPGADKREQAVEALAASLGRLCAYSAERGGPPVIAEVFDCDVDKCCLLGPAPLAARVGRMVRADHENFGLMVDLSHIPLLGESPKEALEPVVPYLMAAHIGNAVTVEGMPGYGDYHPIFGTPGSVNDVPEVLEFLRVLKEIGFLDGVKRPMVSFEIKPMEGQDPELVIANAQRVMNLAWAQL
- a CDS encoding D-glycerate dehydrogenase; this encodes MKPKIFVCRRLPEGAMEALESAFDVECNPNDRVLTREELLAGVAGKDGVVSLLTDRIDDEVLDAAGPQLKIMANYAVGFNNVDVPACTAHKVAVTNTPGVLTDTTADLTMALLLCTARRLCESDVYARAGKYDGWAPLLFLGTDVHHKTLGLMGFGRVGYAVAQRAAGFDMNILYHDAHACPPELEAKVGAKCVDKDTLLRESDFISMHVPLTPETHHLMSTDEFAKMKPTAYVINTARGEVIDEAALAAAVKSGEIAGAGIDVFENEPAIHPDLVANPSVVLLPHIGSASIETRTAMGMLDYDNLKACLIEGKVPPNCLNPEVFD
- a CDS encoding EF2563 family selenium-dependent molybdenum hydroxylase system protein; translated protein: MSSQSTSLKGMPVLIRGAGEMATGVAYRLHRAGLRVALTEVPQPLAVRRAVSFCEAVYDGAKTVEGLTARLVRGPEEFQPTWDAGELPVLVDPDTACRHHLKPLVVVDALLAKRNTGLRADMAPLTIGLGPGFTAPTDADLVIETNRGHNLGRLIYEGPAAANTGQPGNIAGFTHQRVLRSPAAGPFETLHQLGDAVAEGEAVAVVNGQEVTAKVGGVLRGLIRPGIVVEPGWKVGDVDPRGELEYLNTISEKARAIGGSVLEGILHKFNC